GCACGCACCAGCTCCCATAGAAGGTTTGAAAGTGCATCACTTGATTCTTGCCCTGACCGTCACTCCGTCGCCTGATCCCACGGGCACGCTGCGGCCCGGCCTGTCCGAGGATCAGGTGACGCCGGGTACGTGGGGCTTCGTCCTCACGGCCTTCATCGTGATCCTCACAACCTTCCTGATCGTGGATATGGTCCGCAGGATCCGCCGCGTCCGCTACAGGGCCCAGGTGGAGGAAGCGCGCCTGGCCGCCGAGGCGGACGAAGCCGCCGGGGAAGGGAGCCCTGCCGAGGCCGGCAGCCCCACTGAAGAGAATGGCGATGGCGGCCCTCGGACCCGCTGAAACCGGCGGCCCCGCTGAAACCGGCGGCCCCGCTGAAACCGGCGGGCCGGACTGGCCCGGGGCAAGTAACGCCCTTGGGTCGGAACCGTCTGCCTATTTACGCCAGCACGCGGACAATCCCGTCTTCTGGCGTCCTTTCGGTGATGAGGCCTTTTCCTTTGCTGCCGAGCGCGATGTCCCGGTGTTCCTCTCCATCGGCTACGCGGCATGCCACTGGTGCCACGTCATGGCTCACGAATCCTTTGAAGACCAGGAAACCGCCGATTACCTGAACGCCCACTTTGTCCCGGTCAAGGTTGACCGGGAAGAGCGGCCGGACGTCGATTCCGTCTACATGGCGGCTACCCAGGCCATCAGCGGCGAAGGGGGCTGGCCCATGTCCGTCTTCCTCACCCCGGACGGGCTCGCCTTCCACGCGGGGACCTACTTCCCGCCGGTTCCCTTGCCTGGCCGGCCCTCCTTCCGAAACGTGCTGGAGGCCGTCCATGAGGCGTGGGTGGAGCGCCGCGATGCTGTGGAGCAGAACGCAAGGGGACTGGCTGCGAACATGGCCGGTGCGCAGCTGGGCGGCGCTGTCCGGTTCGATGGCCCTCCTGAAGTGCTGGACGCAAACGTTCTCCCGGAGGCCGTAGCGCTGTTGGCCCGCTCAGAAGACCCCGACGCCGGTGGCTTCGGCAGCGCTCCCAAGTTCCCGCCGTCGGCGGTTCTTGAGTTCCTCATCAGGCATGCGGCGGCACCGTCCGATACTGCGGACGAGGCCCGCGACATGGCAGCCCGCGCGCTGGCGGGCATGGCCCGCTCGGCTTTGCGCGACCAGCTCGATGGCGGATTCGCCCGCTACTCGGTGACGGCAGACTGGTCTGTGCCGCACTTTGAAAAGATGTTGTACGACAATGCGCAGCTGCTGCGGCTTTACGCCCACTGGGTCCGGCTTGGCGGCAACGAGGTCTTCACGGCGGGCGAGGCTGCATCCGTGGCCTCGAGGTGCGCCGAGTGGATGGTGGACTCCCTCAAGCTGCCCAACGGCGCCCTGGCTTCCTCCCTGGACGCCGATACCGTAGTGGGCGGCGTTCATCACGAGGGCGCCACGTATCTGTGGACTCCCGAGTCGCTCCGGGAAGCTCTTGGCCCGCGTGACGCCGAGGCTGTGGCGGACATGATGAACGTCGGTGCCCGGGGGACTGTTTCGGAGCTTGGCTCGCCGCTTCACCCTGCGCGGACGTTGACCGACGCCGAGAGCAGGCTATGGCAACGCGTCCGGCCGGTGCTGTTGGCATCGCGTAACCTCCGGAACCAGCCAGCCAGGGATGAGAAAGTGGTGGCCGGGTGGAATGGCCTGGCCGTGGCAGCTCTCGCGGAAGCGGGTGCCATTCTGGACCGCCCGGACTTGGTTGCTGCAGCAGAAGCCGTAGCTGAGTACTTGGCGGACGTTCACTGGGACAGCAGTTCGCAGGTGCTGGTCCGGGTTTCGCACGATTCGCGTGCGCGGGGCATTGGTGGTCTTCTTGAGGACTACGCATTCTGCACGGAGGGCTTCTTGGCCCTCTATGCTGTCACGGGCACCAAGCGGTGGTACCGCTTGGCTGAGGAGCTCATCCTGGCAGCATGTTCACGCTTTGTGGAGAACGGTCATCTGGCGGACTCTGCGGGTGAGTCCGCACAGGTTTTCAACGCCCAAGGGCAGCACGCAGCCCTGGACCCGTTCGATAATGCCACCCCAAGTGGCGCCGCCGGGTTCGCTGGCGCCCTGTTGACTTACGCCGCGTACTCCGGTTCCCACCAACACCGGCTCATGGCCGGCAATATCCTGGGCCTGCTCCCGCCCCTCGCCACACGCGCACCGCGCGTGGCCGGTTGGCTCCTGGCCACCGCGCAAGCTGCGCTTGCAGGGCCGGTGGAGGCCGCCGTCGCAGGTTACGACTCGCCGCTGCGGCGCGAGCTGCACAGCGCGCTGTTGAAGTCTCCCAGCCCCGGCCTGGTGGTCGCTTTGCAGTCGGACGACGGCGGGTCCCCGGCGGGGGAGGCCGAGGTCCCTTTGCTGCTCCACAGATCGGGTGCGCCGGACGGATCACCGCAGGTTTACTTGTGCCGCGACATGGTGTGCGAGAGGCCGTTGGGCGATGTGGCTGCGGTCCAGGCCCGTCTGGCAGCCATGGCGTTGGGTGCTTCCTAGCCGGCCAAAGGGAAGCTAGCTCAGCACTGCCAGCATGATCGCCACGAAGTGGGCCGCGAAAGCCAGCACCGTAAAGGCATGGAACAGCTCATGGAAGCCGAAGTGCTGGACGCTGAAGTTCGGTTTTTTGAGGGCGTAGAACACCGCCCCTGCGATGTACAGGGCGCCGCCGACGCAAATGAGGATCGCTGCCGGGGCGTTGGCGGCGAAGAACTGGGGGAGGTAGAACAACGCTCCGCAGCCCAGGGCTATATAGACGGGCACATACAGCCAGCGTGGAGCGTGTGTCCACAGAATCCGGAAGAGCACGCCGACTATCGCTCCGGACCAGACCAGCCACAGCAAGGTAATGGCCTGTGAGCGCTCCAGCAACGACCATGCCAAGGGCGTGTAGCTGCCGGCGATTACCAGCATGATGTTGGTGTGGTCCAGCCTTTTGAGCAGCATTCGGACCTTGGGCGACCAGTTTCCGCGGTGGTAAACGGCGCTGACGCCAAACAGCAGGAATCCCGTCAGGCCGTAGATGGCGGAGGTGATCTTGCGATCAGGGGTGGGGGCAACCGTCACCAGGATGATCCCTGCCGCCAGTGCAAAAGGAGCGGCAACGGCGTGGATCCATCCACGCCATAGGGGCTTGGTTTCGAGGAGCTCAGCCATAGGTCAAGAATAACTTACGTTTCGGTAAGTTACCTGCTGGTAACAAATAGTGAAGCGATTTTGACCGGCGACTGCACCGGCCCGGTTGCTCGGGACGGTAGCCTTGGATGTGCGCCGTCGTCGTACAAGCAAGGAAGTCAGGTGAGAGTCCGGTGGAGCTGCCCGGTTTCCTCTATGGCTTCTACGAGCGCAAACTGCTGCGCTCCCTCAAGCAGGACAGAATCCCTCGACATATCGGCGTCATGGTGGACGGCAACCGACGGTGGGCGCGCCAGTTCAACGCACCCACCAGCCAAGGGCACCAGGCGGGCGCGGACAAGATCCACGAATTCCTCGGGTGGTGCCAGGAACTCGGCGTCAAGGTTGTAACCCTCTACATGCTCTCCACGGACAACATGAGCCGTTCCGGTGAAGAACTGGATCTCCTCATGGGCATCATCGCCAACACCATGGACCGCCTCGACGAAGACGAAGACGTCTCCGTCCACGCCATGGGGGCGCCGGAACTCCTGCCGGACTACCTGGCCGAGCGCCTCAACAAACTCACGGCCCGTACCCCCGTCCACGAAAAGATCCACGTGAACGTGGCAGTGGGCTACGGTGGCCGCCGCGAAATTGTCGACGCCGTACGCGAACTACTGCACGACGCCGACGCCAAAGGACGCAAAATGTCCGACGTCGCAGATGAACTTTCGGTGGACGACATCTCCAAGTTCCTCTACACCCGCGGCCAACCCGATCCTGACCTCGTCATCCGTACCTCAGGCGAGCAACGGCTCTCAGGATTCCTCATGTGGCAAAGCGCCTACAGCGAGTTCTACTTTTGCGAAGCTCTCTGGCCGGCCTTCCGCAAGGTCGATTTCCTGCGGGCCCTCAGGGACTACGCCGGGCGCCAACGGCGGTTCGGAACCTGAACGCGCCCCGGTTCACCAAAATTTAACGAACCGGACATACGACTTGCCGACCACGGATTGCGGAAATGAATGTGGCGAGGATTACGTTAATCCCATCAGCAGGCAAAACCGCCCGCTGATCGGGGAGGCCAGTATATGGAGCGGACCATCGCACCAGTTACATGGGAGGCCACGCCCGGCCTTCCGGCCGAGCCGCTTCACCATTAGGCCGGGCGAACTGCCCGGGGCTGGAGTCGATGTGGCTATTTCTGAGCAACTGCCCGCAATGGTTTCCGACGGGGAAAGTGCAGCTACCTCTCGCGCCAAGCGGGTCTCACAAAAAGCGCGGACCACAACGTCCGCCACAGGCCGCAGCTACGTGATCGATACGTCCGTCCTGCTATCCGATCCACACGCACTGTTGCGCTTCGCCGAACACGAAGTCATCGTCCCCATCGTGGTCATCAGCGAACTGGAAGGAAAACGCCACGATCCCGAACTGGGCTACTTCGCCCGAAAAGCCCTAAGGCTCCTTGATGATCTGAGGATCGAACACGGCGGACTGGACCACGCCATCCCCATCGGGAAAGACGGCGGACTCCTCAGGGTGGAAATGAACCACATCTCACCGGAGGTGCTCCCCGCAGGATTCCGCGGAGGCGACAACGACAGCCGCATCCTGGCCGTCGCCAAAAACCTGGCCAACGAAGGCCACAACGTCACGGTTGTCTCCAAAGACCTCCCCATGCGCGTCAAAGCCTCCGCCATGGGGCTCCACGCCGACGAATATCGAAACGAACTCGTCAAAGACTCCGGCTGGACCGGCATGGCCGAAGTGGACGCGACCGAAGAAGAAATCACCACCCTCTACGGCCACGAACCAGCCTTCATCCCCGCAGCCGCGGAACTCCCCGTCAACACCGGACTCGTTCTCCTCTCCAACCGCGGCTCAGCCCTCGGCCGGGTAGGGGCAGACAAACAAGTCCGGCTCGTCAAAGGCGACCGCGACGTCTTCGGACTCCACGGACGCTCAGCAGAACAACGGCTCGCCATCGACCTCCTCATGGACCCCGCCGTCGGCATCGTCTCGATCGGTGGTCGCGCAGGCACAGGCAAGTCCGCGCTAGCCCTCTGCGCGGGCCTGGAAGCCGTCCTGGAACGCCGGGAACACCGCAAGGTGGTGGTATTCCGTCCCTTGTACGCCGTGGGCGGGCAGGAGCTCGGCTACCTCCCGGGATCCGAATCCGAAAAAATGAACCCCTGGGCCCAAGCCGTGTTCGACACCCTCGGAGCATTGGTAAGCCAGGAAGTCGTCGAAGAAGTCATGGACCGGGGCATGCTCGAAGTCCTGCCACTGACCCACATCCGCGGGCGTTCCCTGCACGACGCGTTCGTGATCGTCGATGAGGCACAGTCACTGGAAAAGAACGTGCTCCTGACCGTCATGAGCCGCATCGGGCAGAACTCCAAGATCGTGCTCACCCACGACGTCGCCCAACGCGACAACCTCCGCGTGGGACGGCACGACGGCATCGCCGCAGTGGTTGAGACGCTCAAGGGCCACCCGCTCTTCGGGCACATCACATTGACCCGGTCGGAACGGTCGCCGATTGCGGCACTCGTGACGGAGTTGCTCGAAGGGGCGGAGATCTAACCTCGCTGCACGAAAGGCGAAGGCCAGACATCCTCTGCGTGCTAGCTCGTTCCTCGCTTTTGACGCACGCTGCCGGATGCCTGGCCTTCGCCTTGCTCGCCGTCCTGTCAAGACCCCTGGAGCTTGAGGTAGGTTTTTAGACCTTCGTGGCCTTGGACTTTGAGGGTCCAGGTGGGGCGTTTGAAGGTGGTCGGGGTGAGGTGGACTCTTTGGACCGTTTCCACTTTTTCGCCCCAGCCATCGCGGAAGATGCCGTTGAGTTCGTAGCCCAGGGCGGTGGAGACGCCCAGGGATTGTTGGTTCCAGACAGCTGCCTCGGACTCGGCTACTTCCGCGTCCAGGTAATCGAAGGCGTAGCTTACGACGGCGGCACGCATCTCCTTGCCGAAGCCCTGGCCCTGCGCGGACCGCTTGAGCCATGAGCCCGTGCTGACTGTTTTGAGGGTGTGGAAGTTCTTGGCACCGATGTCCTGAACGCCCAGGAGTTCGTCCTCGTGCCAGACACCGAGGAGAAGGGTCCAGGATTCCTTCGTGAAATTGGCACGGCAGCGCCAATACCACTGGGCCATGTTCGGGGCGAGTTCGTCGTCTGGAAGTTCTGCCCACGGCATGCTGAACGGGCTCCTTCCGGGTTCGTGCACGCCGGAGCGGGCCGCCGCTACGGCTGAAGGGATGTCGTCGTCAAGAACGGGACGGAGGGTCAGCCTCGGGGTGGTGAGGGTGAGTCCGAACGGGGGCCATATTTCTGCCAGCGATGTCATCGCCGTAGCTTAGCCCGGATGGCGGGTAGCTCTCAGGCGGCCGGGCCGATATCCCATGAGATGTGGCGCCGGACGTCCGTGAGGTTCATCGATTCCGCAAGGAAAAGGTCGTCCAGCATGTACTCGTCCACTGCAAGGATCCTGAGCCAGTGTCCTTTGCCTGCGGAGTCTCCGTCCAGGCTTTCGCTGGCGACACAAACGCCGGTGCCGGTGTCGATCCTGATCATTGTCCGGCCGGAGTGCGCCAAGGGTTCAGTTGGGTCCGAGGGAACGTACGTCCGGCTTGGTGTGACGATGGTTTCCAAAGCCGGGCGCCCCTCATGGTCCACCTCACGGGTTTGTTCGAGGAAGACGGGATTGGTGTCAGGAAACTCCAAAGGGACAGGTGCGTTGCCGGCAAGTTCCACGGGATCGAGTGCGGCGGCGAGGCGACCGTTACCAAAGGAGGGCTCACCGTAGGCGGCCTCGGGACGCCGGCGGACCAGGCCGGCGTCGTCATAAACGGGCGTCACAAGATGAGCCGGAAGTAGCCACGAACGCCGTGTGGCACTGACGTAAAGATCGTCCCGGGAATCGTTGATGCCGGTGGTGCTGTGCAGAAGTTGGCCGTCCGGGGTCTCGAGGCGAAGTGCACCCGGGCGCCTGAGCCAGGCCCGGACCATGGTGGCCCCGGACGCGGGCCGTTCAAGGTACTCGAAGCGGAGGCTGGTCCACTTCCACGGCGAAGAACGGCAAAGATTGCGGAATGTGGAGGACAAGTCAAAACCCGGTCCAGCTGCACTATAGCGCCCCATATCCACAGTTTACCCACGCGTTCAAGCGGGCCGGATCGCCAAAGCGGGATAGCATCCGAAGGTGATCCGACGACTCTCAGACCTCTGGACGGACAGCCCGCTCGGCTTTTGGCTCGTGGCGGCCGCGTGCCTGTACTTCATGGTGATGGCAGTGCGGCTCACGGTGATAGATATCCGGAGCCACCTGCTGCCGAACCGGATTGTGTTCCCTTCCTATGCGGTGGCTGGAGTGCTGTTATTGGCTGCGGCCCTACTGGCGTACTTCGCCGATGCACCCACGGAGGGTGCATCGGGGGCTGTGCTCTTTGGTGTGCCCGGCCTGAGTGTGATTGCCGGCGGTGCCGTGCTCTGGCTGTTCTACTTTGTGCTTCGGCTCGTTCACCCGCCGGGGATGGGCTTCGGTGACGTGAAGCTGGCCGGAGTGCTGGGCCTCTATCTGGGCTACCTGGGGTGGAGCCACATTTTTGCCGGGACGTTTGCGGCCTTCCTGTTGGGAGGGCTGTGGAGCCTGGGTATCCTGGTGGCCCGGCGAGGCACGCTGCGCTCGGCCATCCCGTTCGGCCCGTTCATGCTGGCGGGCGCGGCTGCCGCAATGCTGATCCTTCCTGCGTGAAGCCAGTCACCACTCGTCCCGGCCCAACTGCGGCCAAATTGCAACGCTCCCCGTATTCTCGGCGTTCACCGGGCTGGGTCATGCTTAGCCCAGCGAGTGTTCGGACGTGGTTGAGGGCGTTGGAGGGTGCAGTGAGACGGAACAGCTTGGGTTTCTTGCTTGGAGCGTCCATTTCCTGTGCCGTCCTGCTGACCGGATGCGGGCAAGCAGTCAACGATCCTGGGGTGACCTCGGGATCCGGGATACAACCGGGGATGACGCAACAACCGGGCACTGAGCAACAGCCAGACCCGACGCAGATGCCCTTGACACCCTGTGAAGGCGGCCCGCTGGGCTGTTCCGAGTTTACGTCCGTGCGGGGAACCGATGCCACGGGAGAGGTGGCGTGGCTCGGAACAGACCCGCTCACGGTGAGTTCCAGGAAGGCCAACGGAGAGTGGACCCTTTTCGTCCACACACCGTGCAATTATCTCCAGGTAGCAGTTTCGGTGCAGAACGATGTCCTGACGCAGCTGTGGAGGATGGTCTCCGATAGGGGCTGCCAGGAGCCAACGGACGACTATCAGGCCTGGACAGAGCAGCTCTTTGAACAGCCTGTTCAGTGGAAGCTGGACGGCGATACGCTCACCTTGCGTAATTCACACGCCACCATCGAACTTAAGGAAAGCTGACACCATGGGTGCACCCGAATTTGTGCTCAAACTACGGGAAAAGATCGGCAACGACCCCCTCTGGCTGCCGGCTGTGCGGGGAGTGGTGTTTGATGACGAAGGCAGGGTGTTGTTGGGCCAGCGTGCCGATAACGGCCATTGGACACTCATCACCGGCATGCTGGAACCGGGAGAACATCCTGCGCCCGGGCTCGTGCGGGAAATCTTCGAGGAAACAGCGGTGGTGGCCGAGACCGAGCGCATCATCGGCGTCGGGGTTGTGGGGCCGGTGACGTTCCCCAACGGCGACGTCTGCGACTTCCTGGACATCACGTTCCG
This genomic interval from Paenarthrobacter aurescens TC1 contains the following:
- a CDS encoding putative membrane protein, hemolysin III-like protein (identified by match to protein family HMM PF03006), producing the protein MAELLETKPLWRGWIHAVAAPFALAAGIILVTVAPTPDRKITSAIYGLTGFLLFGVSAVYHRGNWSPKVRMLLKRLDHTNIMLVIAGSYTPLAWSLLERSQAITLLWLVWSGAIVGVLFRILWTHAPRWLYVPVYIALGCGALFYLPQFFAANAPAAILICVGGALYIAGAVFYALKKPNFSVQHFGFHELFHAFTVLAFAAHFVAIMLAVLS
- a CDS encoding putative mutT/nudix family protein (identified by match to protein family HMM PF00293) — protein: MGAPEFVLKLREKIGNDPLWLPAVRGVVFDDEGRVLLGQRADNGHWTLITGMLEPGEHPAPGLVREIFEETAVVAETERIIGVGVVGPVTFPNGDVCDFLDITFRCRYVSGEAQVNDDESLAVGWFALDELPDMSAGNLEAIRLATEPEGPVAYQVED
- a CDS encoding putative ATPase (identified by match to protein family HMM PF02562) encodes the protein MPTTDCGNECGEDYVNPISRQNRPLIGEASIWSGPSHQLHGRPRPAFRPSRFTIRPGELPGAGVDVAISEQLPAMVSDGESAATSRAKRVSQKARTTTSATGRSYVIDTSVLLSDPHALLRFAEHEVIVPIVVISELEGKRHDPELGYFARKALRLLDDLRIEHGGLDHAIPIGKDGGLLRVEMNHISPEVLPAGFRGGDNDSRILAVAKNLANEGHNVTVVSKDLPMRVKASAMGLHADEYRNELVKDSGWTGMAEVDATEEEITTLYGHEPAFIPAAAELPVNTGLVLLSNRGSALGRVGADKQVRLVKGDRDVFGLHGRSAEQRLAIDLLMDPAVGIVSIGGRAGTGKSALALCAGLEAVLERREHRKVVVFRPLYAVGGQELGYLPGSESEKMNPWAQAVFDTLGALVSQEVVEEVMDRGMLEVLPLTHIRGRSLHDAFVIVDEAQSLEKNVLLTVMSRIGQNSKIVLTHDVAQRDNLRVGRHDGIAAVVETLKGHPLFGHITLTRSERSPIAALVTELLEGAEI
- a CDS encoding hypothetical protein (identified by Glimmer2; putative), with amino-acid sequence MSSTFRNLCRSSPWKWTSLRFEYLERPASGATMVRAWLRRPGALRLETPDGQLLHSTTGINDSRDDLYVSATRRSWLLPAHLVTPVYDDAGLVRRRPEAAYGEPSFGNGRLAAALDPVELAGNAPVPLEFPDTNPVFLEQTREVDHEGRPALETIVTPSRTYVPSDPTEPLAHSGRTMIRIDTGTGVCVASESLDGDSAGKGHWLRILAVDEYMLDDLFLAESMNLTDVRRHISWDIGPAA
- a CDS encoding putative type IV leader peptidase family protein (identified by match to protein family HMM PF01478) translates to MIRRLSDLWTDSPLGFWLVAAACLYFMVMAVRLTVIDIRSHLLPNRIVFPSYAVAGVLLLAAALLAYFADAPTEGASGAVLFGVPGLSVIAGGAVLWLFYFVLRLVHPPGMGFGDVKLAGVLGLYLGYLGWSHIFAGTFAAFLLGGLWSLGILVARRGTLRSAIPFGPFMLAGAAAAMLILPA
- a CDS encoding putative Protein of unknown function, DUF255 (identified by match to protein family HMM PF03190) gives rise to the protein MAMAALGPAETGGPAETGGPAETGGPDWPGASNALGSEPSAYLRQHADNPVFWRPFGDEAFSFAAERDVPVFLSIGYAACHWCHVMAHESFEDQETADYLNAHFVPVKVDREERPDVDSVYMAATQAISGEGGWPMSVFLTPDGLAFHAGTYFPPVPLPGRPSFRNVLEAVHEAWVERRDAVEQNARGLAANMAGAQLGGAVRFDGPPEVLDANVLPEAVALLARSEDPDAGGFGSAPKFPPSAVLEFLIRHAAAPSDTADEARDMAARALAGMARSALRDQLDGGFARYSVTADWSVPHFEKMLYDNAQLLRLYAHWVRLGGNEVFTAGEAASVASRCAEWMVDSLKLPNGALASSLDADTVVGGVHHEGATYLWTPESLREALGPRDAEAVADMMNVGARGTVSELGSPLHPARTLTDAESRLWQRVRPVLLASRNLRNQPARDEKVVAGWNGLAVAALAEAGAILDRPDLVAAAEAVAEYLADVHWDSSSQVLVRVSHDSRARGIGGLLEDYAFCTEGFLALYAVTGTKRWYRLAEELILAACSRFVENGHLADSAGESAQVFNAQGQHAALDPFDNATPSGAAGFAGALLTYAAYSGSHQHRLMAGNILGLLPPLATRAPRVAGWLLATAQAALAGPVEAAVAGYDSPLRRELHSALLKSPSPGLVVALQSDDGGSPAGEAEVPLLLHRSGAPDGSPQVYLCRDMVCERPLGDVAAVQARLAAMALGAS
- the uppS gene encoding undecaprenyl diphosphate synthase (identified by match to protein family HMM PF01255; match to protein family HMM TIGR00055), with the protein product MCAVVVQARKSGESPVELPGFLYGFYERKLLRSLKQDRIPRHIGVMVDGNRRWARQFNAPTSQGHQAGADKIHEFLGWCQELGVKVVTLYMLSTDNMSRSGEELDLLMGIIANTMDRLDEDEDVSVHAMGAPELLPDYLAERLNKLTARTPVHEKIHVNVAVGYGGRREIVDAVRELLHDADAKGRKMSDVADELSVDDISKFLYTRGQPDPDLVIRTSGEQRLSGFLMWQSAYSEFYFCEALWPAFRKVDFLRALRDYAGRQRRFGT